From the Paenibacillus tianjinensis genome, the window GCTGATGCGTAAATTTAAGCCGCGGATGTTCTATATGAATCCGACTCATCATAATCCGACCGGCTACACCGTTCCGGCTCGGCAGCGCAAGCAGCTGGTAGAGCTGGCGGAGCGGTACCGCTGCCTGCTGGTAGAGGATGATCCCTTCCGCGACATCTATTTCGGGGAAGCGCCACCGGCGCCTTTTTTTGCCTATGATACCGAGGGCTGGGTCATTTATATCAGCAGCTTCAGCAAGTATGTGGCTCCGGGGCTGCGGATTTGTGCGGTGGCCTGCCGTCACCCGTTCATGGAGCGGCTGATCACCGCTAAATCCCTGGCCGACAACGGTTCCCCGCTGCTGAACCAGAAGATTTTCCTGCATTATTACACCTCGCCGCGCCTGCAGCAGCATCTGGGCAAGCTGCGGATTGCGCTGCAGGTGCACAAGGAGATTATGGAGGAGGAGCTGGATTCAAGCGGCTGGGAGTGGACCGCACCGGAAGGAGGGCTGAACCTGTGGGTGAAGCTGCCAGAGTCTGTTTCTGCCTCAGCGCTGTTCGCGAGAAGCATGGAGCAGTCGATCTCCTTTGTACCCGGGGAGTTGTGCGATCCGCTGGGAGAGATGAAGTCCAGGCTGCGCCTCAGCTACTCTTTTGCCAGTGAAACGCTGCTGCGGGAAGGGATGCGGCGACTTATGAAGCTGGCGCGTGAGCTGTGATTGTAGGGCGGGGGCTGGGGAATGATATCCCGGATCTACGGACAGGTACCGGTATCAAGTGTGTGCTGTAAGGTAGGCCCAGGGGGAGGGGCGGAATGAACGGTATTAATACCGTTGAATTCGCTGGAACCGGGGTGGCGCGCGGAATGAACGGTAGAAATACCGTTGAATTCGCCGGAAACCGGGGTCGCGCGCGGAATGAACGGTATAAGTGTGAAAAGGACCAGCCGGAATTCCGGCTGGTCCTTTGGTATACCTTGAATCCTGAGCCCGGGCGAATCCTCACACCCAGCCGAACAACCGGACGATTTGCGCTACGGCAAAGGTTACGGTGATGGCGATGCCAAGCGGGATGACGGCGGAGAGTACCGCCCATTTCAGGCTCTTGGTCTCCTTGTAAATATTTACGAGTGTTGTGCCGCACGGATAGTGGAGCAGGGAGAACAGCATCATATTCAGCGCGGTTAGCCAGGTCCAGCCATGGCTCAGGAAAATGTCCTTGATGCTGCCGAGCCCATCAACGTCAACCATTGCACCGGAAGACATATACCCCATCAGCAGGATCGGCAGCACGATCTCATTGGCAGGCAGTCCGAGAATAAAGGCCATGATGATAAAACCGTCCAGGCCGAGCAGCTGGGCAAACGGGTCAAAGAAGGCAGCCATATGGTTAAGCACGCTGTCTCCGCCGATGACTACATTACCAAGTACCCAGGTAATGATCCCGGCAGGAGCGGCAACGATAATGGCGCGGGTTAGTACGTTCAGCGATTTTTCTTTGGAGGAGCGCACAATCGTCTTCCAGATCTGTGGCCGGCGGTAAGGCGGCAGCTCCAGTGTGTAGTGGGTCGGCACACCGCGGAGAGCGGTTTTGGACATGACCCAAGACACAGTCAGGGTGACGGTGATGCCGATCAGTACTATGCCCATCAGGACGAGAGCAGTGGAGAAGGTACGGAGTGCACCGGTTGTGGCAGCCCCGACCATGAACATGGAGGACAGCAGAATCAGGGTAGGCCAGCGGCCGTTGCACGGTACGAAGTTGTTGGTCAGAATCGCCAGCATCCGTTCCCGGGGCGATTCAATAATGCGGGTGGAGAGAATGGCGGCGGCGTTGCAGCCGAAGCCCATCGACATCGTCAAGGCCTGTTTGCCGTGGCCGCCGGATTTCTTGAACAGGCGGTCCATGTTGAAGGCAACGCGCGGCAGATAGCCGAAATTCTCCAGCAGCGCAAAGACCGGGAAGAAAATCAGCATCGGCGGCAGCATGACGCTGATGACCCAGGAGGTTCCCCGGTAGAGCCCGAGCACAAGCACACCGTGCAGCCAGGAGGGGGCGTTCACCGCTTCAAATCCGGCTGTCAGATAACCTTCGATCCAGCCGAAGAGCGAGGCCAGCCAACTGGAAGGGTAGTTGGCTCCGGCAATTGTAATCCAGAACACGAGACCGAGTCCGGCAAGCATGATCGGGAACCCCCAGAGTCTGGAGGTGACGATCCGGTCAAGCTTATAGGTACTGCCGAGTTTCTTCTTATCCTGGTAGGTGACGGCATCGCTGCAGATTCCTGCCGATACCCCGTAAATTCCGCTGACGATTTCATCGCGGATCGCGCCCTTGTCTGCGAGCTTCTTGGCTGCAGACAGCAGAGAATCCAACGGGTCAGGACCCTTAATGACATGCGGGGACTCCATGGCCGGCTACCTCCTTCCTTCCGTAACTTTTGCTGCCTCCCATATAGGCTTTGAGCGATGTTAGCAGGCTGTTGTCACCATCCAACAGCCGCAGGGCAATCCAGCGTGCCGGATACCTCGAGCCTACAGTTTGCTCTACCAGAGGGATCAGCTCGGCAATGCCGCGTTCAATGTCCTCACTGTAAGTGATCCGCAGCGGCTTCCCGGTGAAGGCGCCGGTCGCTACACGCTCTATCTGATCCAATAGCGCCCCGATCCCGATCTCATTACGTGCCGAGATGGCAACGACGGGGACACCGAGCCTTTTCGAGATCGCTTTTAAATTGATGTCAATGCCGAGCTTCTTAGCTTCATCAATCAGATTGATGCAGATTACCGCCCGTCCCGTGATTTCCAGCACCTGCAGGGCAAGGTTGAGATTGCGCTCCAGCGAAGTGGCATCGAGCACGACCAGTGTCACATCCGGCTGTTCAAAAATAATGTAATCCCTGGCGGCCTCTTCATCAGCGGAATTGGAGTAAAGCGAGTACGTACCCGGCAGATCAACAGCACGGTAGACATGCTGGTTATGGGTGAATTCACCCTCAGCGGTAATGACGGTCTTGCCCGCCCAGTTGCCGGTGTGCTGGCGCAGGCCGGTCAGCAGATTGAAGAGCGTACTCTTCCCTGTATTGGGATTGCCGGCAAAAGCAACCGTATAGTGGCTCATGCTTCTTCACCTCCAATCAAATGTCCGTAAATCAGCGAACTTTCTTCCCGCCTTAGGGCAATAGTCGTATTGCTTACCCGAAAAGCGATAGGATCTCCAAGCGGACTGCGCCGCAGCACCTCAACGGCATTGCCGACCACAAAACCGAGGTCGAGCAGCCTTCTTCGCAGCACGCCCTGAACTTCAATGCCGCTGATGCGCAGCATACTGCCGTTCAATGCTTCAGACAAGGGGATACCGGCTCCAGCCATTAGCAGTTCCTTCTTTCATTATGGAGTGATGATGAATATATGGACGAAATAAGTATAAATTGTGCGTTGATGATAGATTATTGTACCGTGCCACAATATTAGTATACGTAAACAACTTTGTCCCTGCAACAAAAAAGTTTCCCTCGGGAAAAATAAAATAACCCTGCCTAAAGTGCAGCAAATGCTGCGCCTTAAGCCAAGGGTTATAGTAAGCCGCAGATCAAATCTGCAGGAGTTTATTCGGATCTAGTGTATTATAGTTCCAGCCCGGCATCTGCCGGTTCTTTCCGGGTCCGGTGGCGGCTGAATTATGGAATGCCTATTCCCAGCTGCCAAAATCAAGAGTGCCTCCGGTTTCCGCCAGCGTCTTTATATTGCTCAGGATCTGCCACCAGGCGCTGTCACTCGGGCCATAGGAAGGGTCTTCCGGATGCCATTCGTCATGAATGAGTGTGAGCTTAGTGCAGCCGCCCACCGGTGCCAGCAGCCAGGAGATGCGGGATTCATAATTCACGCCGCCCTTTAGATAGGAGGGGCCAACCTTGTGCGTGAACCGCAGTGCTTCCCGGGGGGTGAATTCCAGCAGTGTGCCATGCACATGCAGAGTCTCGCTGCCGTCTGCGCCCGGTCCCACATACTCCAGTGTTTCCCCCTCTACAAAGCTGGAACGGATAATGCTGCCATAATAGATTTGCTTCACTTTGTCAGGAGAGATAAGACATTCCCAGACCTGCTCCAGTGTTGCGCCAATATAGAATTCGTACTTTAGTTCCTTCATTATTGTTCCTCCTCTGGTTACTGGATAACTTAAGCTTGGGTCCAATATACAAAAGAATCACTGACAGCTGCGGTCAGTGATTCTGAATAAATTAAGATTCCGTATAATGGGCGGAAATGCCGGCAGCTATAGCTGCAAGCTTCTGCTTCAAGGCGGCAGGTTCAAGTATGGTCAGCGACTTGCCATAGGGCAGCAGGAAGTAAGCCGCGAAGCCGTATAACGAGGCTTCATCCAGCAGGAAATGGGCCTCCCCCGGAAGACGCTGCTCCAGCGAATGGCCGAACAGCCAGTGGCTGCACAGGTCATTCAGCACCTCTTCACCCGAGGCAATGACTACCGGGATCAGCGCGGTCTCCTGATCCTGGCCGGGAAGCAGGCTCCTCAGCAGAAACTCCCGTGCCGAGAATCCCGGCGGACGATGGAAGCCAGCTCCTGTCCGCTCCAGTCCTGCAATCCGGTCCACGCGGAAGCTGCGGATGTCCTGGCGCTGGTGGCAGAAGCCGGCCAGATACCACCTTCCCTTCCAGAGCACCAGCCCGTAAGGATCAATGGCACGCACGGAGACTGCATCACCGCTGCCCTTGCGGTATTCCACCTGCACCGTCAGCCCGTCTGCGGTGCAGACCTCCAGCTCCTCCAGCAGATGGGGCAAGGGTGTGGACGGGGTATGCAGCATTTCGACACCACGCTCGTGGCGTTCCATCTGCGAGAGCTGCTCGTCATTGCTGTATCGCTTAAGTTTGGCAATGGCTTCACTTAAGGCTTCGACATACGGGTATCCGCTGCCCTCTGCAAAGGCGGAAGCCTGTACGAGCGCCCGGCGTTCTGCGTCGTTGAAGAAGAGCGGAGAAGCGCTGAAATGCTCCGGCAGCCGGAAGCCGCCGCCCGGTCCGGCATCCGCGATGACAGGAACGCCGCTGGCGCAGAGCGCATCAATATAGCGGTACACTGAACGGACGCTCAGTTCAAGACTATCTGCCAGCTCGGCGGCGGTTCTTTTGCGCTGCTGCAGCATCCAGAGAATAGACAGCAGATGATCGGCTTTGGACATCCGGCAGAAGCCTCCTGTTGTAGCAATGATTTCCCCAATTATTCCATAATTTCTTACAGGCTGTCAAAAGACAGAGGGCTTCCCGGAGATCATGTTTTAAGAGGGAGTTCTCTTAAACCGGCTGCGCAGCAGAATCGAAACCGCCAGCAGCAGGGGGACGGCAATCTGAAATACCGGATCGATCTTCAGGCTGGGTCCGAGGCCGATGGCGATATGCTGGGTATAGTCCCGCTCCACAAAGGAAGTCCCGTAAATGACGGCGCCCACAGGGAACACCCACCATTTCAGGGGTTTGCCGGTCAGCCCGCTTATCCCTTTAACCGCACAAAAATAGAATATCATCATTTTGATCAAGAGGCCGACGAAGAGCTGAATGGTTACCAGAATGTCGAGCCGTTCTACAAATTGCAGATTGGATAAGGTGCGGACTGTTTTGAGAAAAGGCAGTTGGCTTATTCCCGCAACCGTAGGCCCCAGGACGGCAACATTGAGTGCATTCATGAAAATTAGAAAGATACTGATGGCAATATAGGCTGAAATGGTATTTTTCACTGGCACGCCGGGTTTCTCCCATAAGGACCACAGCATCAGAAACACAAGCATTTGCCCGAAGGGGAAAGAGACGATTTCCGGCAGTGCCGCATCCAGGATCGGCCTTAGCCCGCCCTCAAAGACAGGAGTCAGGCGCCGAAAATCGATGGAGCCCATAATTCCGAGCAGCAGGACCAGAAGGCCGTAAAAGAATAGAAGCATCGGGAGCAGCACCTCCGGCAGCCGGAAGAGCACCGCGGTTCCCTTCCATATGGCGTAAAGCGCAATGAGGACAAAGACCAGCATCGTAATTGACATCGGAGTTGTCTGCAGAAGAGTCAGTGAAGTCAATTCGCCTAAATCCCGGACATTACGCATCGATTCATAAGCGAAATAAAGGCAGTATATCCAGCCGACAACTGAACCGGCAGTGGCTCCGAAGTTGAATCTCAGTATGCCGATAAGATCAAGCCCCAGCGAGTGCTCCTGGATCCACAGCAGAAGCAGCAGTAAAAGCAGGCCGGCCAGTGAACCGACGCACATCGCCAGCCAGGAATCCTGCTTCGCCTTGCCGCCAAGCAGGAACAGCGGTGTGCTGCCGATCTCAAACAGCATGACCATAAACGCGATTTGCAGGGATGACACCTGCTCTTTATTATGCATCTCTGTATCATCAACCTCCTAACCATTCAATGATGACTCTGCCTGCGGGCTGGAAAAAAGCGGTGTACACGGTAGCGATGTTGAAGTGGGGCGTCTCTGTAATACCGCAAATATTCACATAGACACACCAGGCAAGGATGCAGCCGAACCACAAGCGCTGAAGTTTTGATCCTCTTCCTGTCAGTCTGCTGCAGCCCCACACAAAGGCGAGGATATAAAGGATAAGAGTGATGGCTATTTTCATCACGCAGCCCTCTATTTCTGTTGAACGGACTTGAAGGATTTGTTGCTTAGCCCTGTCCGCTCTATTTTCATCGAGACGTGGGGGCGGATCTCAATGTCCCGGAATACGCTGTCCCAGCTTTTATCCTGCTCAATCTGCTTCCAGCGCTTCCGGTCACTGCGGTGAATCCTTACGGCAAAGCCGGTGACATCTGCTCCCAGCTTCCGCACCTCGGTCCATGAGTTATTGACAAGCTCAAGCACATGCTGCTCGATCGATTCCTCCATCTCTGCAATGGTGGCCCGCTCATTCAAATCCGCGATGCTGCCCAGCTCCGTCAATATTCCGCTGCCCTTGATGTGGATGTCCATGACATAATGATCCTTTTCCCAGACGGGGCGTACGGTAGTGCTTGATTTCTGGAGAATAAACGAAGCATCCGGAGTGTCCCCTGCCTCGGGGTGTGACGGAAAAGCAATGGTGGCTTTGTTGACTTTGTCAGTCATAAATGACAGGCCGAAGGCCTGCTTTTGGGTCAGCCAGCCGATCAGCTTCTCGCCTTTGAGTACGCCCAGCTTGCCGAGTGCCAGTCGTGAGGGCAGGTCCGTCACTGCGGTTTCGGTAGTTTCATCCATTATTTTATGCCCGGTTAAGAGGATCTCCGGCAGCACTGCGCTCCCCGATTCGGAGGACAGGGCCATGGCCAGCTCATAGAGACGTACTCCGGGATAATACGAGACCAGTCTGGATTCCTGTTCAATCATCAGCTGGATGCCCGCTCCCTGGTTTTTGGTCATCTGCATGAGCTGGTCCAGAATATCACCCGCTTCTCCTTTAGCAAGAAACACAAAGACCGTTTCCCTGGCGTCCTGTTTGCGCAGGAACATGTCAATGATCTGGTTAATCCCGTGTCTGGCCATACTCTCGCCCAGTACGGTAATCCGGGAATGGGAAAAAAACATTTCGCGGGTGCTGGTCAGGTTGGTTTTATCGATCGCCTCCATGATTGTTTTTCCCTTGACGGTGAAGGTGATGAACGGCGGAGAAGTTGTGCTCCCGCCTCCGCTGCCGCCCATACCGCTGG encodes:
- a CDS encoding SRPBCC domain-containing protein, which gives rise to MKELKYEFYIGATLEQVWECLISPDKVKQIYYGSIIRSSFVEGETLEYVGPGADGSETLHVHGTLLEFTPREALRFTHKVGPSYLKGGVNYESRISWLLAPVGGCTKLTLIHDEWHPEDPSYGPSDSAWWQILSNIKTLAETGGTLDFGSWE
- a CDS encoding helix-turn-helix transcriptional regulator produces the protein MSKADHLLSILWMLQQRKRTAAELADSLELSVRSVYRYIDALCASGVPVIADAGPGGGFRLPEHFSASPLFFNDAERRALVQASAFAEGSGYPYVEALSEAIAKLKRYSNDEQLSQMERHERGVEMLHTPSTPLPHLLEELEVCTADGLTVQVEYRKGSGDAVSVRAIDPYGLVLWKGRWYLAGFCHQRQDIRSFRVDRIAGLERTGAGFHRPPGFSAREFLLRSLLPGQDQETALIPVVIASGEEVLNDLCSHWLFGHSLEQRLPGEAHFLLDEASLYGFAAYFLLPYGKSLTILEPAALKQKLAAIAAGISAHYTES
- a CDS encoding ferrous iron transporter B, giving the protein MESPHVIKGPDPLDSLLSAAKKLADKGAIRDEIVSGIYGVSAGICSDAVTYQDKKKLGSTYKLDRIVTSRLWGFPIMLAGLGLVFWITIAGANYPSSWLASLFGWIEGYLTAGFEAVNAPSWLHGVLVLGLYRGTSWVISVMLPPMLIFFPVFALLENFGYLPRVAFNMDRLFKKSGGHGKQALTMSMGFGCNAAAILSTRIIESPRERMLAILTNNFVPCNGRWPTLILLSSMFMVGAATTGALRTFSTALVLMGIVLIGITVTLTVSWVMSKTALRGVPTHYTLELPPYRRPQIWKTIVRSSKEKSLNVLTRAIIVAAPAGIITWVLGNVVIGGDSVLNHMAAFFDPFAQLLGLDGFIIMAFILGLPANEIVLPILLMGYMSSGAMVDVDGLGSIKDIFLSHGWTWLTALNMMLFSLLHYPCGTTLVNIYKETKSLKWAVLSAVIPLGIAITVTFAVAQIVRLFGWV
- a CDS encoding FeoB small GTPase domain-containing protein, whose translation is MSHYTVAFAGNPNTGKSTLFNLLTGLRQHTGNWAGKTVITAEGEFTHNQHVYRAVDLPGTYSLYSNSADEEAARDYIIFEQPDVTLVVLDATSLERNLNLALQVLEITGRAVICINLIDEAKKLGIDINLKAISKRLGVPVVAISARNEIGIGALLDQIERVATGAFTGKPLRITYSEDIERGIAELIPLVEQTVGSRYPARWIALRLLDGDNSLLTSLKAYMGGSKSYGRKEVAGHGVPACH
- a CDS encoding FeoA family protein; its protein translation is MAGAGIPLSEALNGSMLRISGIEVQGVLRRRLLDLGFVVGNAVEVLRRSPLGDPIAFRVSNTTIALRREESSLIYGHLIGGEEA
- a CDS encoding GerAB/ArcD/ProY family transporter, whose protein sequence is MHNKEQVSSLQIAFMVMLFEIGSTPLFLLGGKAKQDSWLAMCVGSLAGLLLLLLLLWIQEHSLGLDLIGILRFNFGATAGSVVGWIYCLYFAYESMRNVRDLGELTSLTLLQTTPMSITMLVFVLIALYAIWKGTAVLFRLPEVLLPMLLFFYGLLVLLLGIMGSIDFRRLTPVFEGGLRPILDAALPEIVSFPFGQMLVFLMLWSLWEKPGVPVKNTISAYIAISIFLIFMNALNVAVLGPTVAGISQLPFLKTVRTLSNLQFVERLDILVTIQLFVGLLIKMMIFYFCAVKGISGLTGKPLKWWVFPVGAVIYGTSFVERDYTQHIAIGLGPSLKIDPVFQIAVPLLLAVSILLRSRFKRTPS
- a CDS encoding Ger(x)C family spore germination protein; translated protein: MKQRKQAIQPESSLPLSSGLRSLAGKRTSCLLLCLPLLSTLITGCWDNRELNELGIASGSAYDWEDNQWKATYQVINPSSGASGMGGSGGGSTTSPPFITFTVKGKTIMEAIDKTNLTSTREMFFSHSRITVLGESMARHGINQIIDMFLRKQDARETVFVFLAKGEAGDILDQLMQMTKNQGAGIQLMIEQESRLVSYYPGVRLYELAMALSSESGSAVLPEILLTGHKIMDETTETAVTDLPSRLALGKLGVLKGEKLIGWLTQKQAFGLSFMTDKVNKATIAFPSHPEAGDTPDASFILQKSSTTVRPVWEKDHYVMDIHIKGSGILTELGSIADLNERATIAEMEESIEQHVLELVNNSWTEVRKLGADVTGFAVRIHRSDRKRWKQIEQDKSWDSVFRDIEIRPHVSMKIERTGLSNKSFKSVQQK